The following are encoded together in the Thalassomonas haliotis genome:
- a CDS encoding sigma 54-interacting transcriptional regulator, with translation MFSIIDNNIIGQSASITQVKNLIKINAQYSAPVLITGETGTGKELAARGLHYSGIFADKPFIALNCSTFSDELFVSELFGYKKGAFTDAKTDKEGLLLAANGGSIFFDEIDSLSLKSQTALLRLLQESEFRPVGSSQLIKANVRIIAAANCDLCKKIAAGEFRQDLYFRLFILSVRMPPLRERLDDLDVLIAYFINKFNDEYGLSRSGICERLFRKLKQYHWPGNIRELENTIHRYYLLACGPVIDEAVTIDLEQSNLPVVPGGLQGQQVQEPPFINADTGHAPCDVEPETGLDFCEAKRKAIEDFEASFVTRLLHQTKGNVTKAANMCGKERRAFGKLVKKYQINRQGLQLD, from the coding sequence TTGTTTAGTATCATAGATAACAATATTATCGGACAATCTGCCTCGATAACTCAGGTCAAAAACCTTATTAAAATCAATGCCCAATATTCAGCGCCGGTTTTGATCACCGGAGAGACAGGTACGGGTAAAGAACTCGCCGCCCGGGGGCTGCACTACAGCGGCATCTTTGCCGATAAACCTTTTATCGCCCTTAACTGCTCGACTTTTTCCGATGAACTTTTTGTCAGCGAACTTTTTGGTTATAAAAAAGGCGCCTTTACCGATGCCAAAACCGATAAAGAAGGTTTGCTGCTCGCGGCCAATGGCGGCTCTATTTTTTTCGATGAAATCGACAGCTTATCCCTTAAATCGCAAACCGCACTGTTAAGGTTGTTGCAGGAGTCGGAATTTCGCCCTGTGGGTTCAAGCCAGTTGATTAAAGCCAATGTCAGGATCATTGCCGCCGCCAACTGCGATCTGTGCAAAAAGATCGCCGCCGGCGAGTTCAGACAGGACTTATATTTCAGGTTGTTTATCCTCAGCGTACGTATGCCGCCGCTCAGGGAGCGGCTTGATGATTTGGATGTCCTGATTGCCTATTTTATCAATAAGTTTAATGATGAATACGGCCTGAGCCGCAGCGGTATCTGTGAGCGTTTGTTTCGCAAACTCAAACAATATCATTGGCCGGGCAATATCCGCGAGCTGGAAAATACCATTCACCGTTATTATTTGCTGGCATGCGGACCCGTTATTGATGAAGCGGTGACCATAGATTTAGAGCAGAGCAACTTGCCCGTTGTGCCCGGCGGGCTGCAGGGACAGCAAGTTCAGGAACCTCCTTTTATTAATGCCGATACCGGGCATGCTCCCTGCGATGTTGAGCCTGAAACCGGGCTGGACTTTTGTGAAGCAAAACGTAAAGCCATCGAAGACTTTGAAGCCAGTTTTGTGACCCGGTTGCTGCACCAGACCAAAGGGAATGTCACCAAAGCCGCCAATATGTGCGGTAAAGAACGGCGCGCCTTTGGCAAGCTGGTGAAAAAATATCAGATCAACCGCCAGGGTTTACAGCTGGATTAG
- a CDS encoding 2-hydroxyacid dehydrogenase produces MKIAVFSSKAYDREYLEKHCDSGVVMSFFDTRLSPDTAVMAQGFEVVCCFVNDDLGEATIKALKKRGIKLIALRCAGFNNLDLPAAQLAGITVCRVPAYSPHSVAEHALALLLSLNRNIHRAFNRVRENDYALNGLLGFDLYQKKVAVIGTGKIGSTFARIMTGLGCEVIACDPRPDAGLIKQGIAYVTLEHIWQQADIISLHCPLQPDTFHMVNQQTVSKMKPGVALINTSRGGLIDTKAAISGLKSGHIGYLGLDVYEEEADLFFEDKSNVLLQDDVFARLLTFPNVLITGHQGFFTKEALTGIARTTMANIRAFAADDFAAMHLVGE; encoded by the coding sequence ATGAAGATAGCTGTGTTTTCCAGTAAAGCTTATGATCGGGAATATTTGGAGAAACACTGTGACAGTGGTGTTGTCATGAGCTTTTTTGATACCCGGTTAAGCCCGGATACTGCGGTGATGGCCCAAGGTTTTGAAGTGGTGTGCTGTTTTGTTAATGATGATCTGGGTGAAGCCACCATTAAGGCCCTAAAAAAGCGCGGGATTAAACTGATTGCCCTGCGCTGCGCCGGCTTTAACAATCTTGATTTACCGGCGGCGCAGCTAGCGGGTATTACCGTGTGCCGGGTACCTGCATATTCCCCCCATAGCGTGGCGGAACATGCCCTGGCGTTGTTGCTGTCCCTCAACCGCAATATTCACCGCGCCTTTAACCGGGTGCGTGAAAATGACTATGCCTTAAACGGCCTGTTGGGTTTTGATTTGTACCAGAAAAAAGTGGCGGTGATAGGCACGGGAAAAATCGGTAGCACTTTTGCCCGGATCATGACCGGGCTGGGTTGCGAAGTGATTGCCTGTGATCCCAGGCCCGATGCCGGCCTGATAAAACAAGGCATCGCCTACGTCACGCTGGAGCATATCTGGCAACAAGCCGATATTATTTCCCTGCACTGCCCCCTGCAGCCCGATACCTTTCATATGGTTAATCAGCAGACAGTCAGTAAAATGAAACCCGGTGTTGCTTTGATCAATACCAGCCGGGGCGGCTTGATCGACACTAAAGCGGCGATCTCTGGTTTAAAGTCCGGCCATATCGGTTATCTCGGGCTGGATGTTTATGAAGAAGAAGCGGATTTATTTTTTGAGGACAAATCCAATGTCTTATTGCAAGACGATGTGTTTGCCCGTTTGCTAACCTTTCCCAATGTGCTGATCACCGGGCACCAGGGATTTTTTACCAAAGAAGCGTTAACCGGCATTGCCCGGACGACTATGGCCAATATTCGCGCTTTTGCCGCCGATGATTTTGCTGCGATGCACTTGGTAGGGGAGTAA
- a CDS encoding CesT family type III secretion system chaperone, with amino-acid sequence MLTYLNNKVLPQIAKRLGINDLTLDASGACTLLLGSGKHFFIKCNQESRRLYFYAQVLTLANDKNRPVDNALLKNLLRYNLDHSARDQGIVAADEAHNDTQVLYQRYLEESDCDLETVRLVMEETLAEAEAIYSTLNLVDIDDYITEALPEGPALGDGHFLRI; translated from the coding sequence ATGCTAACGTATCTCAATAACAAGGTTTTACCTCAAATCGCCAAACGGCTGGGCATTAACGACTTAACCCTGGATGCCAGCGGTGCCTGTACTTTACTGCTTGGCAGCGGCAAACATTTTTTTATTAAATGCAACCAGGAAAGCCGCAGGTTATATTTTTATGCCCAGGTACTGACCCTGGCAAATGATAAAAACCGCCCGGTTGACAATGCTTTGCTAAAAAACCTGCTCAGATATAATCTCGACCACAGTGCCCGCGATCAGGGCATAGTGGCGGCTGATGAGGCGCATAATGATACCCAGGTGCTCTACCAGAGATACCTGGAGGAATCCGACTGTGATCTTGAAACTGTCCGCCTTGTCATGGAAGAGACTCTGGCAGAGGCAGAAGCGATTTATTCGACCTTAAACCTGGTGGATATTGATGATTATATCACCGAAGCCTTACCCGAGGGACCGGCATTAGGTGACGGACATTTTTTGAGGATTTAA
- a CDS encoding glutathione S-transferase family protein, giving the protein MYKLYYSPDACSLAVHISLEELNAGFTPVRVNIGEEVSPALLAVNPLATVPVLIDDGLILTEGVAILNYLADHFPKSSLRPETGKARGEFYQWMNILSAGLHRSYCRAFAPGAYVKSEAAAEEVYQVADEEIQEMFIFIDKHLASRRYLLGEQISFVDFYLFAMLGWTGALTCPLSGYENLSAFYERIRVRPAVQRAYATENE; this is encoded by the coding sequence ATGTATAAATTATATTATTCACCGGATGCCTGTTCACTGGCGGTCCATATTTCATTAGAAGAGCTGAATGCCGGGTTTACTCCTGTAAGGGTCAATATCGGCGAAGAGGTCAGCCCGGCATTATTAGCGGTTAATCCGCTGGCGACAGTACCGGTATTGATTGACGATGGTTTGATCCTCACCGAAGGAGTGGCGATCCTTAATTATTTGGCGGATCATTTTCCCAAGTCCAGCCTGAGACCGGAAACCGGTAAGGCCCGCGGCGAATTTTACCAGTGGATGAACATCCTTTCGGCAGGCCTGCACCGCAGTTATTGCCGGGCATTTGCTCCGGGGGCTTATGTTAAATCTGAGGCGGCGGCCGAGGAAGTGTATCAAGTGGCGGATGAGGAAATTCAGGAAATGTTTATCTTTATTGATAAACATCTTGCCAGCAGACGTTACCTTTTGGGGGAGCAGATCAGTTTTGTTGATTTCTATCTTTTTGCCATGCTCGGCTGGACCGGTGCGCTGACCTGTCCGCTGTCTGGTTATGAGAACCTGAGTGCCTTTTATGAAAGGATCCGGGTACGTCCCGCGGTACAAAGGGCTTATGCTACGGAAAATGAATAA
- a CDS encoding cation-translocating P-type ATPase codes for MSTAFPTHLTAVEAGQRLANYGSNTLPEAKPPSLFNIFLRQFISPFIYVLFAAALVSFFLGQHINGYFIFAVLLLNALIGTIQEFSAEKAANALKKMVPSYAYVVRDHKVVKINSADLVVGDLVKLVSGDKIPADICLCSHDELQVDESMITGESVAVEKSFSQRSAQPGAGQQKAAVDTENRHRFCYAGTVVMRGRGLGHVIATGEDTEIGKIASDVGQGQTKPPLLLRIETFTLRITYGILILIALIFMITLIRGDDLGSVFLLAVALAVSAIPEGLPAAITVALAIGMRRMAKVKVIIRNLLAVEALGSCTYIASDKTGTLTVNEMTIKDIYLSGGGFYRVSGQGLNPEGEISAVDHNGEVSRLELLVMAGLLANEAYLAPSGDGWSGQGDMVDVAFLLLGLKYGTDYQQSRKACPELGQIPYESENAYCASVNLYRGKNYLFVKGSVEKLLTMCAPDPALAGVSAAAKTMATRGQRVLGLAYTLVDSIDGKLEPLLHDLTFIGLVAMIDPLRPEVPAAVSECKRADINVAMITGDHPDTALALARESGIADQQMQAVTGEQLTQAYQQGRARFSLCIHGSNVFARVSPHQKKQIIDQLMHDGDFVAVTGDGVNDAPALTQAHVGIAMGLRGTDVARQSADIILTDDNFASIVQGIRQGRIVYNNIRKVIFLLISTGAAEILLVLFSLLFSTPLPLFPLQLLWLNLVTNGIQDVALAFEPAEGNELRQQARPPDEAIFNPLMIERVLINALVMGTLAFTFFKWQLDAGVAEDQARNLTLLLMVLFENVHVLNSRSEHLSIFRQYFWGNKFLLFGMLTAQGVHIGAMYTPGLRDWLALSPVTLEQWSMLLLIATILIVVDEGHKLYHKRFMSASRENF; via the coding sequence ATGTCTACTGCTTTTCCTACACACTTAACGGCTGTCGAGGCCGGGCAGCGCCTGGCCAATTACGGCAGTAATACTTTACCCGAAGCCAAACCGCCGAGCCTGTTCAATATTTTCCTGCGGCAATTTATCAGCCCCTTTATTTATGTATTGTTTGCCGCCGCCTTAGTGTCTTTTTTCCTCGGACAGCACATTAATGGCTATTTTATTTTTGCCGTATTGCTGCTTAATGCCCTGATCGGCACCATACAGGAATTTTCCGCCGAGAAAGCCGCCAATGCCCTGAAAAAAATGGTGCCGTCTTACGCCTATGTGGTGCGGGACCATAAAGTGGTGAAGATCAACAGTGCCGATCTTGTGGTGGGGGATCTGGTGAAGCTGGTGTCGGGAGATAAAATTCCGGCGGATATCTGTTTGTGCAGCCATGATGAGCTGCAGGTGGACGAGTCGATGATCACCGGGGAGTCGGTGGCGGTAGAAAAGTCTTTCAGTCAGCGCAGCGCTCAGCCTGGAGCCGGTCAGCAAAAAGCCGCTGTTGATACCGAAAACCGGCACCGGTTTTGTTATGCCGGTACTGTGGTGATGCGCGGACGGGGGCTGGGGCATGTTATTGCAACCGGGGAAGATACCGAGATAGGAAAAATAGCCTCGGATGTCGGACAGGGGCAAACCAAACCGCCGTTATTATTGCGTATTGAAACCTTTACCTTGAGGATCACCTACGGGATCCTGATATTAATCGCATTGATCTTTATGATCACCCTGATCCGCGGTGACGACCTTGGCAGCGTCTTCCTGCTGGCGGTGGCGCTGGCGGTATCGGCCATTCCCGAAGGGCTGCCGGCCGCCATTACCGTGGCGCTGGCCATCGGCATGCGCCGAATGGCCAAGGTTAAAGTGATCATCCGTAACCTGCTGGCGGTGGAGGCCTTAGGTTCATGTACCTATATTGCCTCAGATAAAACCGGTACCCTGACGGTTAATGAAATGACGATAAAAGATATTTACCTCAGCGGCGGCGGCTTTTACCGGGTGAGCGGTCAGGGACTCAACCCGGAAGGGGAAATAAGCGCTGTTGACCATAACGGTGAAGTTAGCCGGCTAGAGTTGCTGGTGATGGCGGGCCTTTTGGCAAATGAAGCCTACCTGGCGCCATCGGGTGATGGCTGGAGCGGGCAGGGGGATATGGTGGATGTTGCCTTTTTACTGCTCGGCCTCAAATACGGCACGGATTACCAACAGAGCCGTAAAGCTTGTCCCGAACTGGGACAAATCCCCTATGAGTCGGAAAATGCCTATTGTGCCAGTGTGAACCTTTACCGCGGCAAAAACTATCTCTTTGTCAAAGGCAGTGTCGAAAAACTGCTGACCATGTGTGCCCCGGATCCGGCATTGGCCGGGGTAAGTGCAGCGGCCAAGACCATGGCAACCAGGGGGCAGCGGGTGCTGGGACTGGCTTATACCTTAGTGGACAGCATTGACGGCAAGCTGGAGCCGCTACTGCATGACTTAACCTTTATCGGCCTGGTGGCTATGATAGATCCCCTGCGTCCGGAAGTGCCCGCGGCCGTGTCCGAATGCAAGCGGGCCGATATCAATGTCGCCATGATCACCGGCGATCACCCCGACACCGCGCTAGCCCTGGCCCGGGAGTCGGGCATTGCCGATCAGCAAATGCAGGCGGTTACCGGTGAGCAGTTAACGCAGGCTTATCAGCAGGGCAGAGCCCGTTTTAGCTTATGTATCCATGGCAGTAATGTTTTTGCCCGGGTGTCTCCCCATCAAAAAAAGCAAATTATCGATCAGCTGATGCATGACGGCGATTTTGTTGCCGTGACCGGCGACGGTGTGAATGACGCACCGGCGCTGACCCAGGCCCATGTCGGCATTGCCATGGGATTGCGCGGCACGGATGTCGCCAGACAAAGCGCCGATATTATCCTCACCGACGATAATTTTGCCTCCATAGTACAGGGGATCCGCCAGGGCAGGATCGTTTATAACAATATCCGTAAAGTGATCTTTTTATTGATCTCCACCGGGGCGGCGGAAATTTTACTGGTGCTGTTTTCCCTGCTTTTTTCCACGCCGCTGCCGTTATTTCCGCTGCAGTTATTATGGCTTAACCTGGTCACCAACGGCATCCAGGATGTGGCGCTGGCATTTGAGCCGGCCGAAGGCAATGAGCTCAGGCAGCAGGCGCGCCCGCCCGATGAAGCGATTTTCAATCCGCTGATGATAGAGCGGGTGCTGATCAATGCCCTGGTGATGGGCACCCTGGCCTTTACTTTTTTCAAGTGGCAGCTTGATGCCGGTGTTGCCGAAGATCAGGCCCGCAACCTGACCCTGTTGCTGATGGTGTTATTTGAAAACGTGCATGTACTCAACAGCCGCTCTGAGCACTTGTCTATTTTCCGGCAGTACTTTTGGGGCAATAAATTCCTGCTCTTTGGCATGCTTACCGCCCAGGGAGTACATATCGGCGCCATGTATACCCCGGGTTTGAGGGACTGGCTGGCGCTGTCGCCGGTTACCCTGGAGCAATGGTCTATGCTGCTGTTGATTGCTACCATATTAATTGTCGTGGATGAAGGACATAAGCTTTACCATAAGCGCTTTATGTCTGCTTCGCGGGAAAACTTTTAA
- a CDS encoding outer membrane protein OmpK, whose protein sequence is MYQMIKNTAKKAIKTNTAQSISTLLLTGLLFNASPVFAEQQSGFVNVSVNYWDWSQGTQERSGKKSFSYVGAEAGGGYDWGDVYGFLYLQNPAKGSFKDEQAGQLGADQFRIEAKTTVNINISDSNWNWYGDIFNFSDSAGGYEQNLIAGLSYEVNTESGFWMRPFLGAHYVHNSDIGAGFNGVMTGWALGYTTFIDDHKLTFFNWNEIELLRADEYAEINGDKSGLNGAASVWYHYNDQLSFGIQYRYAKDKLGANTYHSGFIYTTKYNF, encoded by the coding sequence ATGTATCAGATGATTAAAAATACAGCTAAAAAAGCAATTAAAACCAACACAGCCCAGAGCATAAGCACACTATTGCTTACCGGGTTGCTCTTCAATGCCAGCCCTGTTTTTGCCGAGCAGCAAAGCGGTTTTGTCAATGTCTCGGTTAATTACTGGGACTGGAGCCAGGGCACACAAGAGCGCTCCGGCAAGAAAAGCTTCAGTTATGTCGGTGCTGAAGCCGGGGGCGGATACGACTGGGGTGATGTGTATGGTTTTCTTTATTTGCAAAACCCGGCGAAGGGCAGCTTTAAAGACGAGCAGGCAGGTCAGCTGGGGGCGGATCAATTTCGGATCGAGGCTAAAACCACAGTGAATATTAATATCTCCGACTCCAACTGGAACTGGTACGGGGATATTTTTAATTTCAGTGATTCTGCCGGTGGTTATGAACAAAACCTGATCGCCGGGCTTAGTTATGAAGTGAATACCGAGAGTGGTTTTTGGATGCGGCCGTTTTTAGGCGCACATTATGTCCATAACAGCGATATAGGTGCAGGTTTTAACGGTGTCATGACCGGCTGGGCCTTAGGTTATACCACCTTTATTGACGATCATAAACTGACCTTTTTTAACTGGAATGAAATCGAACTGTTGCGTGCTGACGAGTATGCCGAGATTAACGGCGATAAAAGCGGATTAAATGGCGCCGCCTCTGTGTGGTATCACTATAACGACCAGTTATCCTTTGGTATCCAGTATCGTTATGCCAAAGATAAACTTGGCGCCAACACTTATCACAGCGGTTTTATTTATACCACTAAATATAACTTTTAG
- a CDS encoding enoyl-CoA hydratase-related protein, producing MTNTNVENSENIKEQTLDANANVRVEITGKVALVTLNRDLALNALSSALMQELIAKMQQLEARRDIGCFVITGNRRVFCAGADIKEMHSKSCQQMISEDYFSPWEQFSAIKTPKIAAVCGYALGGGCELAMMCDLIYAGESAVFAQPEINLGVIPGIGGTQRLTRSIGKAKAMDLILTGRHMAAREAEQAGLVARVFADESLLEEALFAAQSISEKGRLSVRFAKEAIVQSMELPLSQGLLFERRVFHSLFAGEEQLEGMAAFIEKRRPDFA from the coding sequence ATGACTAACACCAATGTAGAAAACAGCGAAAATATCAAAGAGCAAACCTTAGATGCCAATGCCAATGTCCGGGTGGAAATCACCGGTAAGGTCGCCTTAGTGACCCTAAACCGAGATTTGGCCCTCAATGCCCTGAGCAGCGCATTAATGCAGGAACTGATCGCTAAAATGCAGCAGCTTGAAGCCCGGCGGGATATCGGCTGTTTTGTGATCACCGGCAATCGCCGGGTCTTTTGCGCCGGTGCCGACATTAAGGAAATGCACAGCAAATCCTGTCAGCAAATGATCAGCGAAGATTACTTCAGTCCCTGGGAGCAATTTTCCGCCATTAAAACCCCGAAAATAGCCGCCGTTTGCGGTTATGCCCTGGGAGGCGGCTGTGAACTGGCGATGATGTGCGATCTGATTTATGCCGGGGAAAGTGCCGTCTTTGCCCAGCCGGAAATCAACCTGGGTGTTATTCCCGGTATCGGCGGCACCCAGAGGTTGACCCGCAGCATAGGTAAAGCCAAAGCCATGGATCTGATCTTAACCGGACGTCATATGGCGGCCCGTGAAGCAGAGCAGGCAGGCCTGGTGGCCCGGGTATTTGCCGATGAAAGTCTGTTGGAGGAGGCCTTATTTGCAGCGCAGAGCATCAGCGAAAAAGGGCGGTTAAGCGTGCGTTTTGCCAAAGAAGCAATAGTCCAGTCGATGGAATTGCCGCTGAGCCAGGGACTCTTGTTTGAACGCAGGGTTTTTCATTCCCTGTTTGCCGGTGAAGAGCAGCTAGAAGGTATGGCGGCGTTTATTGAAAAGCGTCGCCCCGACTTTGCCTAG
- a CDS encoding amino acid adenylation domain-containing protein produces the protein MSTNKLTQAESVNETKLSPYLIKNSPAKGLRSESIRQQAEGEKQAFSPEPLQELPLSDRILFEFFGQGMTQVPDYHLIHQAFEQYAALNPDDIAVTHLGSSISYGQLNQKADLLAKKLMTLGVKPGDKIGLFLTRSIAMVVGILAVLKLGAAYVPQHLGVAKDRQLLHIIKAAKLKVILTLSDLAHLLPPGHACQLVWADEVISAQTCQHLPLPDLSQYRDGSLLSFVLFTSGTTGQPNGVCVSHRNLCNIVLTSPGNLMIKPRQKVAQVLSIAFDMAAWEIFTSLAHGATLCIRGKKISDIDPDVDTLIATPSILSALNPSDFSRIKCVAVAGEPCPKPLADLWAGYCRFYNACGPTETTIVNTMQDYQPWHKPLTIGSPTPNNTVYVLDENGQPCRIGETGMMWAGGECVTQGYLGNPVLTGQRYKSDPFRGNGAMMFRTGDLGRWNADGELEHLGRLDDQVKVKGFRVELDSVSACLEKVAGCRQAVTLKLNRESLIAYVCPAELDVDELQHAAVQGLPYYAVPKSIIPLPELPVTPRGKVDKRALLASYLANEEKQKEASKAPGVSPGEVGYE, from the coding sequence ATGAGTACAAATAAGTTAACCCAAGCAGAAAGTGTAAATGAAACTAAGCTCAGTCCTTATCTGATCAAAAACAGTCCCGCAAAGGGACTGAGATCTGAGTCAATCCGTCAACAGGCCGAAGGGGAAAAACAGGCATTTTCCCCTGAGCCTTTGCAGGAACTCCCGCTGTCAGATCGGATCCTGTTCGAGTTTTTCGGTCAGGGCATGACGCAAGTGCCGGATTATCATTTAATCCATCAGGCCTTCGAACAATACGCCGCTCTCAATCCGGATGATATTGCCGTCACCCACCTGGGCAGCAGCATTTCCTATGGCCAGTTAAACCAAAAAGCAGACTTGCTGGCGAAAAAGCTGATGACCCTGGGAGTCAAACCCGGTGACAAGATCGGGCTGTTTTTAACCCGCTCGATTGCCATGGTGGTGGGGATATTGGCGGTGCTGAAACTCGGCGCGGCTTATGTGCCTCAGCACTTAGGTGTGGCCAAAGACAGGCAATTGCTGCATATCATTAAAGCTGCCAAGCTCAAGGTGATTTTAACCTTATCCGATCTTGCCCACTTATTGCCGCCTGGGCATGCATGTCAGCTGGTATGGGCGGACGAGGTGATCTCAGCGCAAACCTGCCAGCATTTGCCCTTGCCGGATCTGAGCCAGTACCGGGACGGCAGTTTATTAAGCTTTGTGCTGTTCACCTCCGGCACAACAGGCCAGCCCAACGGAGTTTGTGTCAGTCACCGCAACCTGTGCAATATTGTTTTAACCTCGCCTGGCAACCTGATGATAAAACCCAGGCAAAAGGTGGCGCAAGTGCTGAGCATTGCCTTTGATATGGCGGCCTGGGAAATTTTCACCAGCCTGGCCCATGGTGCAACCTTATGTATTCGCGGTAAAAAGATCAGCGATATCGACCCGGATGTTGACACTCTTATTGCTACCCCTTCGATTTTGTCCGCGCTGAATCCTAGTGATTTTAGCAGGATAAAATGTGTGGCGGTGGCGGGGGAGCCATGTCCCAAACCCCTGGCGGACTTATGGGCCGGTTATTGCCGGTTTTATAACGCCTGTGGCCCGACCGAAACCACTATCGTCAATACCATGCAAGATTATCAGCCATGGCATAAACCGTTAACCATAGGCAGTCCGACCCCGAATAACACCGTTTATGTGCTCGATGAAAACGGGCAGCCTTGCCGTATCGGGGAGACCGGTATGATGTGGGCCGGGGGAGAGTGCGTAACCCAGGGTTATCTCGGCAACCCTGTGCTTACCGGGCAGAGATATAAAAGCGATCCCTTTCGCGGCAACGGGGCCATGATGTTCAGGACCGGCGATCTCGGGCGCTGGAATGCCGACGGCGAGCTGGAGCACCTGGGACGTCTTGATGATCAGGTAAAGGTTAAGGGATTTCGGGTAGAGTTGGACTCGGTTTCTGCCTGCCTGGAAAAGGTGGCGGGTTGTCGCCAGGCGGTTACATTAAAGCTGAATAGGGAAAGCCTGATCGCCTATGTCTGTCCGGCAGAGCTTGATGTCGACGAACTGCAGCACGCCGCTGTGCAAGGCCTGCCTTATTATGCTGTCCCCAAAAGCATCATTCCCTTGCCCGAGCTGCCTGTGACCCCCAGGGGAAAGGTGGATAAACGTGCTCTGCTGGCCAGCTATCTGGCCAATGAAGAAAAGCAAAAGGAAGCTTCAAAAGCACCTGGGGTTTCTCCGGGGGAGGTCGGTTATGAATAA
- a CDS encoding GNAT family N-acetyltransferase: protein MTSLSDMQINPLTPGHWSELLRIRLYPEQKRYVPSPVQVQGQYIFDRQDKKAPFEVFVIEVADQVAGFFTLVKDVDDYLWFGGFQVDIAFQNAGIGRAVFQRLFAFVVKSPEYAGISLNVQYSNKTVIRFYQRMGLSLVAMMQPGEEPLWLMKISRENIMRMLKSYKHQG from the coding sequence ATGACCAGTTTATCTGATATGCAAATAAACCCGTTAACGCCCGGGCATTGGTCCGAATTATTGCGTATCCGGCTTTATCCCGAGCAAAAACGCTATGTACCAAGCCCGGTACAAGTACAGGGGCAGTATATTTTCGACCGCCAAGATAAAAAAGCGCCTTTTGAAGTCTTTGTGATTGAAGTTGCCGATCAGGTTGCGGGGTTTTTCACCCTGGTCAAAGATGTTGATGACTATCTTTGGTTTGGCGGCTTCCAGGTTGATATTGCCTTTCAAAATGCCGGCATAGGCCGGGCGGTTTTTCAAAGGCTGTTTGCCTTTGTAGTCAAATCACCTGAATATGCCGGCATCAGTTTAAATGTGCAATACAGCAATAAAACGGTGATACGTTTTTACCAGCGCATGGGGCTTAGCCTGGTTGCCATGATGCAGCCGGGGGAAGAGCCTTTATGGCTGATGAAAATAAGCAGGGAAAATATTATGCGTATGCTCAAGAGCTATAAGCATCAGGGCTAA